In the Theobroma cacao cultivar B97-61/B2 chromosome 1, Criollo_cocoa_genome_V2, whole genome shotgun sequence genome, one interval contains:
- the LOC18613453 gene encoding transcription factor TT2: MGRKPCCSKEEGLNRGAWTATEDKILTDYIKARGEGKWRSIPKAAGLKRCEKSCRLRWLNYLRPGIKRGNITRDEEDLIIRLHKLLGNRWSLIAGRLPGRTDNEIKNYWNTVLSKRAQVKKFDHTNKDETKQRFISWSKKAPTSSGVIQAKAGRCTKVFTTPQQQVIGRGENNNIARTAPSTDAKFVHETAVESGFSDGSFTLLSSKEENPSISKFAMDFDIGDINISEALASDFAQLGDFELRDINSVIYEYGTNDCGQALLSAEGMVGNWSGNDCVEANLDSDFGFLAAFLGSAEL; this comes from the exons ATGGGTAGGAAACCTTGTTGTTCCAAAGAGGAGGGACTGAATAGAGGAGCGTGGACAGCCACTGAAGACAAAATCCTCACTGATTACATCAAGGCTCGCGGTGAAGGAAAATGGAGAAGCATTCCTAAAGCAGCTG GTTTAAAGAGATGTGAGAAGAGTTGCAGACTTCGTTGGCTGAACTATTTGAGACCTGGCATCAAGAGAGGCAACATTACACGTGATGAAGAAGATCTCATCATCAGACTCCACAAACTCTTAGGGAACAg ATGGTCTCTGATAGCCGGGAGACTTCCGGGGCGAACAGATAATGAAATCAAGAATTATTGGAACACCGTTTTATCAAAGAGGGCGCAAGTGAAAAAATTCGATCATACCAATAAAGATGAAACGAAACAAAGATTCATCAGCTGGTCCAAGAAGGCGCCAACAAGTTCTGGTGTTATCCAAGCTAAGGCTGGACGTTGCACCAAAGTCTTTACCACCCCTCAACAGCAAGTAATTGGAAGAGGTGAAAACAATAATATTGCCCGTACAGCTCCATCCACCGACGCCAAGTTCGTGCACGAAACTGCTGTAGAATCTGGATTCAGTGATGGGTCATTTACATTGCTGTCGTCCAAGGAAGAAAATCCTTCTATATCAAAGTTCGCTATGGATTTTGACATTGGGGACATCAACATTTCAGAAGCTCTTGCTTCTGACTTTGCACAGCTTGGTGACTTTGAATTGCGTGATATAAACTCTGTGATATATGAATACGGGACAAACGATTGCGGTCAAGCACTTTTGTCAGCGGAGGGAATGGTGGGAAATTGGAGCGGCAATGATTGCGTTGAAGCTAACTTGGATTCAGATTTTGGATTTTTGGCTGCTTTTCTTGGGTCCGCTGAACTCTGA